Genomic DNA from Niabella ginsenosidivorans:
AGTGGCCATTCGCATCCGTGGTTTTAAACGTGCCGTCAGCGTTTGAAGGAAGCCCTTCAAATAACTCTACAAAATCAAGTGTGGGATTGGTTTCGGCGGAATAACCTCCGTTCCATAACTGACGGGGTATCTGATTGGCATCATACCAATGCACAGCATCGGGGTATTTATACTGCCTTATAAAAATATTTTCGGTACTGGCAGCATCTAAAAACAATGCAGCAAAATTTGCAGCCTGTGCATTTTTATCCGTTGCAGACCAACCGGTTTTATACAAACTGAATTTCCCGTTCAAAAGGTTTGCTGCTTCATAGCTGGCCTTAAAATAGCTACCGGCCTTATCCGCAGGTATACCGCAAACCCGTACGGAACCGTCATTTAACGTAATATTGTTGTACCTGGCAATACAACCAGCAAACAGCATGGCCCTTGACTTCAGTGCTGCCGCAGCATACCGGTTGGCCCTTCCCTTACTATTGGTTTCGGGTAAATTGGCATATGCAAAATCCAGGTCGGCTGCAATAAAATCATAAACTGCCTGTTCTGAAGAACGGGGTATTTTGTATTCTTCAATATTAGCCGTAATATCGTCTATGCTTTGTCCCGGCTTGGTAAGCACCTTATCTACAACCGGCACTCCTCCATAACGCTTTACCAGTGCAAAATAAGTAAATGCCCTTATGAACCTTGCTTCCCCCAGCCAGTTATTAACTGCATCCGGGCTGAAATTAGCGGCATATGAAGGAAGGGTTTCCAGAAAATAATTACATTCCCTGATCAGGGAATAAGCATCTGCCCAATACCCAAACGTTTCTGTGGCATTTTGCTGATCCCGGCTGATTGCCTCACCGGTAATAGCCGCGGGGGATCCGTAGAAAAAAGATTTGAATCCGGTGGCAGGGCTCCATTTAAAATCTTCCATGGGCACTTCGCTGTAGATACGTGCCATATAGGAAGTAATACCACTTGCATTCCCAAAAACATCAGCATCAGAAATGATGTTCATCGGAGGTACATCCAGGTCCTGTTTACAAGACTGCATAACTACTGTAGCGGCAATCAATAATAAATATATTTTTCTCATCATTTGCACGTTTAAAGTTTGACATTCAGTCCTACTGAAAAAATCTTATCAATCGGATAGGCGTATCCGTATTGCTGATCAACAGCGGAGATCGCCGATGGATGCTCCGGATCAAGATACCTGAGACCGGTAATTGTGAAAAGATTATAGGCGTTCACAAAAAACCGTACATCTTTCAACCCCACTCCTGCCATCCATTTACGGGGTAACTGGTAACCGAGCTCTGCGCTCTTCAGGCGCACATAGGCAGCGCTATGCAGGTTATGCAGGGTATTGGTATAGGCATTGGTTCCGGTGTATGAGTAATAACCGGGCACCCAGGAAGTTTGAGGGTCATAAGGGTCTGCGTTGGGATCTGCCGGATGCCAGCGGTCCAGGAACATGGTTAATGCGTTTCCGTTAGCCCAAAGCGGGCCTCCCAATTGCTCTGTATAAGTTGCATTGACCATTGAAGCGCCCTGGAACAAAAGGTTCAGATCAAATCCTTTAAACGAGACTCCC
This window encodes:
- a CDS encoding RagB/SusD family nutrient uptake outer membrane protein — encoded protein: MMRKIYLLLIAATVVMQSCKQDLDVPPMNIISDADVFGNASGITSYMARIYSEVPMEDFKWSPATGFKSFFYGSPAAITGEAISRDQQNATETFGYWADAYSLIRECNYFLETLPSYAANFSPDAVNNWLGEARFIRAFTYFALVKRYGGVPVVDKVLTKPGQSIDDITANIEEYKIPRSSEQAVYDFIAADLDFAYANLPETNSKGRANRYAAAALKSRAMLFAGCIARYNNITLNDGSVRVCGIPADKAGSYFKASYEAANLLNGKFSLYKTGWSATDKNAQAANFAALFLDAASTENIFIRQYKYPDAVHWYDANQIPRQLWNGGYSAETNPTLDFVELFEGLPSNADGTFKTTDANGHYLLYANTMEPFAAAEPRLKGTVILPGDLFKGQSIELRRGIYTGPAEGGINRLLPPNSTAAYPTATLVSSASADQTPYTLPDGTKMNPAGASGFFTNISGVAGCISGFTVKKYLDPNKPTAEVTTNRSEQSWIEIRYAEVLLNRAEAAYELFRLGEGGNYLDQALTDLNMIRERAGATPATVADLTSVNVIRKERRKELAFENKTWWDMKRWRINDQEQNGRTYRILNAIYAANTGKYFFDDRFDERNSRYTFDPRWYYQEIPASVIAKSTNIVQNPGY